Proteins encoded by one window of Pseudomonas tructae:
- the ligD gene encoding DNA ligase D — protein sequence MAKPLQEYARKRNFDATPEPVGAGLTRNEPHALQYCIQKHDASHLHYDFRLELDGTLKSWAIPKGPSLDPKIRRLAVHVEDHPLDYANFEGHIPEGHYGAGDVIVWDRGVWIPEDDPHKAYAKGKLRFRLQGEKLSGIWNLFRTHLAGKQEQWLLIKSADAQARPEASYDILQAQPHSVLSDRTLVTRTPRPTNRSRASKAALPDVLKPQLATLVETPPEGDWRYEVKFDGYRILTRIEGEDVRLFTRNGHDWTAKLPSQARALAKLGLHSAWLDGEMVVANEHGVADFQALQNAFDQQRDEQIIYYLFDLPYLNGKDLRQCPLEQRRSALAALLEKADAKRLRFSADFDQPVESLLDSACKLAMEGLIGKRLGSRYISRRSGDWIKLKCKQRQEFVIVGFTEPKGSRKSFGALLLALHDERGELRYAGKVGSGFTRTTLAHIHHRLAPLEISKPRFKNPPTGVEAKGVHWLKPRLLAEIAYAQMTRDGVVRHSVFHGLRDDKPAKAIGLEQPVKSPTGKTSTLHLTHPQRIVDASSGISKGQVAEYYAQVARWILPHLKRRPVALVRAPDGLAGELFFQKNAAQLNIPGLEHHDKAEAGQVLMIIDQAETLLGAVQMNTLELHTWNATAKDFDKPDRLILDLDPDPALPWKAMLEATQLTLALLDELGLQSFLKTSGGKGMHIVVPLSRRAGWDEVKGFAKAMVQHLAGLFPERLSAVSGPKNRVGRIFIDYLRNGKGATTVCAYSIRAREGLPVSVPIRREELTELKGANQWNLLNLGPRLAEGDDPWAGYGLVRQSISKELRRRMGVQS from the coding sequence ATGGCCAAGCCGTTGCAAGAGTACGCGCGCAAGCGCAATTTCGATGCCACCCCTGAGCCGGTGGGCGCGGGCTTGACCCGCAATGAGCCACACGCGCTGCAGTACTGCATCCAGAAGCACGACGCCAGCCACCTGCACTACGACTTTCGCCTGGAGCTGGACGGCACCCTGAAAAGCTGGGCGATCCCCAAGGGCCCATCGCTGGATCCAAAGATCAGGCGCCTGGCTGTGCACGTCGAAGACCATCCCCTGGACTACGCCAACTTCGAGGGCCATATTCCCGAAGGTCATTATGGCGCCGGGGATGTGATCGTCTGGGACCGTGGCGTGTGGATTCCCGAAGACGATCCGCACAAAGCCTATGCCAAGGGCAAGCTGCGCTTTCGTTTGCAAGGCGAGAAACTTTCGGGAATCTGGAACCTGTTTCGCACCCACCTGGCGGGCAAGCAGGAGCAGTGGCTGCTGATCAAGTCCGCCGACGCCCAGGCGCGCCCAGAGGCCAGCTACGATATCCTCCAGGCCCAGCCGCACAGTGTGCTCAGCGACCGTACCCTGGTCACCCGTACACCCCGGCCGACGAATAGATCCCGCGCCAGCAAGGCTGCCCTGCCCGACGTGCTCAAGCCGCAACTGGCCACCCTGGTAGAGACACCGCCCGAGGGCGACTGGCGCTACGAAGTGAAATTCGACGGTTACCGCATCCTCACCCGCATTGAAGGTGAAGATGTCCGCCTGTTCACCCGCAATGGCCATGACTGGACTGCCAAACTGCCCAGCCAGGCCCGGGCCTTGGCCAAGCTCGGCCTGCACTCGGCCTGGCTAGATGGCGAGATGGTGGTAGCCAACGAGCACGGCGTGGCGGACTTCCAGGCCCTGCAAAATGCCTTCGACCAGCAACGCGACGAGCAGATCATCTACTACCTGTTCGACCTGCCCTACCTCAACGGCAAGGACCTGCGCCAGTGCCCACTGGAACAGCGCCGCAGTGCCCTGGCGGCACTGCTGGAGAAAGCCGATGCAAAACGCCTGCGCTTCTCTGCCGATTTTGACCAGCCCGTCGAGTCGCTGCTCGACAGCGCTTGCAAGCTGGCGATGGAAGGCCTGATCGGCAAGCGCCTGGGCAGCCGCTACATCAGCCGGCGCAGCGGCGACTGGATCAAGCTCAAGTGCAAGCAGCGCCAGGAGTTCGTCATCGTTGGTTTTACCGAACCCAAGGGCTCACGCAAGTCCTTCGGCGCGCTGCTATTGGCCCTGCATGATGAGCGCGGTGAGCTGCGCTATGCCGGCAAGGTGGGTAGCGGTTTCACCCGCACCACACTGGCGCATATTCACCACCGCCTGGCGCCTTTGGAAATCAGTAAGCCGCGGTTCAAAAACCCGCCAACCGGCGTCGAAGCCAAAGGAGTGCACTGGCTCAAGCCACGACTGCTGGCCGAAATCGCCTATGCGCAGATGACCCGTGACGGCGTCGTCCGCCATTCAGTGTTCCACGGCCTGCGCGACGATAAACCGGCCAAGGCCATCGGCCTGGAGCAGCCCGTGAAATCCCCGACAGGTAAAACCTCTACCCTGCACCTGACCCACCCGCAACGCATCGTCGATGCCAGCAGCGGTATCAGCAAGGGCCAGGTCGCCGAGTACTACGCCCAGGTCGCCCGGTGGATCCTGCCGCATCTTAAACGCCGCCCCGTGGCCCTGGTACGTGCCCCCGACGGCCTGGCTGGCGAACTGTTCTTCCAGAAAAACGCTGCGCAATTGAACATCCCCGGCCTTGAACACCACGACAAGGCCGAGGCCGGCCAGGTGCTGATGATCATCGACCAGGCCGAAACCCTGCTGGGCGCCGTGCAGATGAACACCCTCGAACTGCACACCTGGAACGCCACCGCCAAGGACTTCGACAAGCCCGACAGGCTGATCCTCGACCTTGACCCGGACCCTGCGCTTCCCTGGAAGGCCATGCTCGAAGCCACCCAGTTGACCCTGGCGCTGCTCGACGAACTGGGCCTGCAGTCATTTCTCAAGACCAGCGGCGGCAAGGGCATGCACATCGTCGTACCGCTAAGCCGGCGTGCCGGTTGGGACGAGGTCAAGGGCTTTGCCAAGGCCATGGTCCAGCACCTGGCCGGGTTGTTCCCCGAGCGCTTGTCGGCGGTATCCGGGCCGAAGAACCGGGTCGGTCGGATCTTCATCGACTACCTGCGCAACGGCAAAGGCGCGACCACCGTTTGCGCCTATTCAATCCGCGCCCGCGAAGGGCTGCCGGTATCGGTGCCGATTCGCCGCGAGGAACTGACCGAACTCAAGGGCGCGAACCAATGGAACCTGCTCAACCTGGGCCCGCGCCTGGCCGAAGGCGATGATCCGTGGGCCGGCTATGGCCTGGTGCGCCAGTCGATCAGCAAGGAGCTGCGCCGGCGCATGGGTGTTCAATCATGA
- a CDS encoding acyl-CoA dehydrogenase family protein produces MTPRELLQAFARRPQALNLDRQLQRCLEQCRESGFDQLPLPGHGRTLQRWQVLAEVAGIDLALAKLFEGHTDALAILHECGASHLAPAGSWGVWAAEPPNARVRIVRRNGNDVHLQGRKAWCSGALQIDRALLTAWDEQERPQLVAVALDQPALRIFNEGWQAIGMAVTASVDVEFNHCPAQRVGSSGQYLSRPGFWHGGGGIAACWYGAAQTLGDVLLDHCRHREEPHAQAHLGAVDAALAGARAALREAAEWIDGHPGSDAELVVRRLRAQVEGAALGVLDHVGRALGATPFCRDSHFARLSADLPVFLRQSHAERDLAELGRQLSATPEGGWRL; encoded by the coding sequence ATGACGCCCCGGGAGCTGTTGCAGGCATTCGCTCGCCGTCCACAGGCGTTGAATCTCGACCGTCAGTTGCAACGCTGCCTGGAGCAATGCCGCGAAAGCGGCTTTGACCAGTTGCCCCTGCCCGGCCATGGCCGCACCCTGCAGCGCTGGCAGGTGCTGGCCGAGGTCGCCGGGATTGATCTGGCCCTGGCCAAGCTGTTCGAAGGCCATACCGATGCCCTGGCGATCCTTCATGAGTGCGGCGCCAGCCATCTGGCCCCGGCCGGCAGCTGGGGCGTATGGGCCGCCGAGCCGCCGAACGCACGCGTGCGCATCGTCCGGCGCAACGGCAACGACGTGCACCTGCAAGGCCGCAAAGCCTGGTGCTCCGGTGCCCTGCAGATCGACCGGGCGCTGCTCACCGCCTGGGATGAACAGGAGCGCCCGCAATTGGTGGCAGTGGCCCTGGATCAGCCAGCCTTGCGCATCTTCAACGAGGGCTGGCAAGCCATCGGCATGGCCGTTACCGCCAGCGTCGATGTCGAGTTCAACCACTGCCCGGCGCAACGGGTCGGCAGCAGCGGCCAGTACCTCAGCCGCCCGGGTTTCTGGCATGGCGGTGGGGGCATCGCCGCCTGCTGGTATGGTGCGGCGCAAACCCTGGGCGACGTTCTCCTGGACCACTGTCGCCACCGTGAAGAACCGCACGCCCAGGCGCACTTGGGTGCGGTGGACGCGGCCCTGGCCGGCGCCCGCGCAGCGTTGCGCGAAGCCGCCGAGTGGATCGACGGCCACCCGGGCAGCGATGCCGAACTCGTCGTCCGGCGCCTGCGCGCGCAGGTCGAAGGGGCCGCGCTTGGCGTGCTCGATCATGTCGGCCGGGCCCTGGGTGCAACACCGTTCTGCCGCGACAGCCATTTCGCCCGGCTCAGCGCCGACCTGCCGGTATTCCTGCGCCAGAGCCATGCCGAGCGCGATCTGGCCGAGCTTGGCCGGCAATTGAGTGCAACCCCCGAAGGAGGCTGGCGGCTATGA
- a CDS encoding PIG-L deacetylase family protein — protein MTLQLAQNPIQAPGTPLSHWQASAALQAVPAITHAQLVPLGSRLVVVAPHPDDEVLGCAGVLAGMRGREQDLLLISVSDGEASHPDSCRWSSERLRQQRPRESADALRRLGLDLTQLAWLRLGLADSAVANHERWLAERLVQLLRASDRVLTTWRLDGHCDHEAVGRACARACETVGARLIEVPIWAWHWARPSDPRLPWQRAHKLFLDRAVLALKQQAVTAHVSQLQADDQTPPVLDRETLARLLQPFELVFT, from the coding sequence ATGACCCTGCAGCTTGCGCAGAACCCGATCCAGGCGCCGGGTACGCCGCTTTCGCACTGGCAAGCGTCGGCGGCCCTGCAGGCGGTGCCGGCCATTACCCATGCTCAATTGGTGCCGCTCGGCAGCCGCCTGGTGGTGGTCGCCCCGCACCCGGATGACGAGGTGCTCGGCTGCGCTGGCGTGCTCGCTGGCATGCGCGGCCGCGAACAGGACCTGTTGCTGATCTCGGTCAGCGACGGTGAGGCCAGCCATCCTGATTCATGCCGCTGGAGCAGCGAACGCCTGCGCCAGCAACGCCCGCGCGAAAGCGCCGATGCCTTGCGCCGCCTTGGGCTGGACCTGACTCAGCTGGCCTGGCTGCGCCTGGGCCTGGCCGACAGCGCCGTGGCCAACCACGAGCGCTGGCTGGCAGAACGCCTGGTGCAACTGCTGCGCGCCAGCGACCGGGTACTGACCACCTGGCGCCTGGACGGCCACTGCGACCACGAGGCGGTGGGTCGTGCCTGCGCGCGCGCCTGCGAAACCGTCGGTGCCCGGCTGATCGAGGTGCCGATCTGGGCCTGGCACTGGGCCCGGCCGAGCGACCCGCGGCTACCCTGGCAACGCGCCCACAAACTGTTCCTCGACCGTGCGGTGCTGGCCCTCAAACAGCAAGCCGTCACCGCCCATGTCAGCCAGTTGCAGGCCGACGATCAGACCCCGCCAGTGCTTGACCGCGAGACGCTGGCGCGCCTGCTGCAACCTTTCGAACTGGTGTTCACATGA
- a CDS encoding class I SAM-dependent methyltransferase codes for MSVSASHFEQLFEHNDDPWAFRTRWYEKRKRDLLLASLPRQYYNRVFEPACANGELSAALAERCESLLCQDLNATAVQLARERLRPWHNARVEQGCLPGDWPAGEFELIVLSEIGYYLDPGQWLEVLERAAASLTPDGALLLCHWLHPIDGCPQTGHQVHALLAERMPLYRNLRHEEADFLLEYWCVQPSGIDLDEPCL; via the coding sequence ATGAGCGTATCGGCGAGTCACTTCGAGCAACTGTTCGAGCACAACGACGACCCTTGGGCGTTTCGCACCCGCTGGTACGAAAAGCGCAAGCGCGACTTGCTGCTGGCCAGCCTGCCACGCCAGTACTACAACCGGGTGTTCGAGCCGGCCTGTGCCAATGGCGAGCTCAGCGCAGCCCTCGCCGAGCGCTGCGAGAGCCTGCTGTGCCAGGACCTCAACGCCACTGCCGTACAACTGGCCCGTGAACGCCTGCGGCCCTGGCACAACGCGCGGGTCGAGCAAGGCTGCCTGCCCGGCGACTGGCCAGCCGGCGAATTCGAGTTGATCGTGCTCAGTGAGATCGGTTACTACCTGGATCCCGGTCAGTGGCTAGAAGTACTGGAGCGCGCCGCCGCAAGCCTGACGCCCGACGGCGCCCTACTGCTGTGCCACTGGCTGCATCCAATCGACGGCTGCCCGCAAACCGGTCATCAGGTCCATGCCTTGCTGGCCGAGCGCATGCCGCTGTACCGCAACCTGCGTCATGAAGAGGCCGATTTTCTCCTTGAATACTGGTGCGTGCAGCCTTCAGGCATCGACCTCGACGAGCCTTGCCTATGA
- a CDS encoding glycosyltransferase produces MIAVIVPAHNEEQLLGCCLRALGRAAKTLSTLGEEVQTVVVLDACHDGSEAIARAYGVEVVKVQAHNVGHARRAGAALMLERGARWLAFTDADSCVPTDWLLCQLACAADAVCGTVHVESWQAHQDATLRERYLAHYQAREGHRHVHGANLGICARAYAKVGGFQALPLHEDVQLVYDLQQSGAHIVWTARNSVSTSSRRDCRVRGGFGDFLNNLDDPPPA; encoded by the coding sequence ATGATTGCCGTGATTGTCCCTGCGCATAATGAAGAACAACTGCTCGGTTGCTGCCTGCGCGCCCTCGGCCGCGCCGCGAAGACGTTGTCGACACTGGGCGAAGAGGTGCAGACGGTGGTGGTACTGGACGCCTGCCACGATGGCAGTGAGGCCATTGCCCGCGCCTATGGCGTGGAAGTAGTCAAGGTGCAAGCACACAACGTCGGTCACGCTCGCCGAGCCGGTGCGGCATTGATGCTCGAACGTGGCGCGCGCTGGCTGGCCTTTACCGATGCCGACAGCTGCGTGCCGACCGACTGGCTGTTGTGCCAACTGGCCTGCGCTGCCGATGCGGTGTGCGGCACCGTACATGTCGAGTCTTGGCAGGCCCATCAGGACGCGACGTTGCGTGAACGCTACCTGGCCCACTACCAGGCCCGCGAAGGGCACCGGCATGTTCATGGCGCCAACCTTGGCATCTGCGCCCGCGCCTATGCAAAGGTCGGTGGCTTCCAGGCACTGCCGTTGCACGAGGATGTTCAACTGGTCTACGACCTGCAGCAAAGCGGCGCGCATATTGTCTGGACCGCGCGCAACAGCGTGTCGACCAGTAGCCGCCGGGACTGCCGCGTGCGCGGCGGCTTCGGTGACTTTCTCAACAACCTGGACGATCCGCCCCCGGCATAA
- a CDS encoding LysR family transcriptional regulator, whose protein sequence is MVSLDRFELFCAVVQAGSFTGAAERLQQTRAAVSFSIKQLEAELGVTLLTRTTRSIALTDAGERFYQRCLQVVEDARLAIDEARAEHGGLQGSLRITSTVEYGLKVLAPALQAFCRLHPALSVRLETHTAQVDLVRERFDVAIRLGQAQDSQYRGVCLATYTVRLVLAPSLLAMHGPQLIDSPGDLANVAQLVHSRFEQNNRWTLVDSQARNRLYAPQGTALLVADNASILRAFAVQGAGVALLPDWLVADDLASGQLLDALPGYRFAPQSVYALYPSSRHVPRKVRAWIDFIKAWLLMPGADRPGC, encoded by the coding sequence ATGGTCAGTCTCGACCGCTTCGAACTGTTCTGCGCCGTGGTCCAGGCCGGTTCCTTCACTGGCGCCGCCGAGCGCCTGCAGCAAACCCGTGCGGCGGTGAGCTTCAGCATCAAGCAGCTGGAAGCGGAGCTGGGCGTGACCCTGCTGACCCGTACCACGCGCAGCATTGCTTTGACCGACGCCGGCGAGCGCTTCTACCAGCGCTGCCTGCAGGTGGTTGAAGACGCGCGCCTGGCCATCGACGAGGCGCGCGCCGAGCATGGCGGGCTGCAGGGCAGCCTGCGTATTACCTCCACGGTTGAGTACGGGCTCAAAGTCCTCGCCCCGGCATTGCAGGCCTTTTGCCGGTTGCATCCTGCGCTGAGCGTGCGCCTGGAGACCCATACGGCCCAGGTCGACCTGGTGCGTGAGCGATTCGATGTGGCCATTCGCCTGGGCCAGGCGCAGGACTCCCAGTACCGTGGGGTGTGCCTGGCGACCTACACCGTGCGCCTGGTGCTGGCGCCCAGTCTACTGGCCATGCATGGTCCGCAACTGATCGACTCACCCGGGGACCTGGCAAACGTGGCGCAACTGGTACACAGCCGCTTCGAGCAGAACAATCGCTGGACGCTGGTCGACAGCCAGGCACGTAACCGCCTGTATGCGCCTCAGGGCACGGCGTTGCTGGTCGCCGACAATGCGTCGATCCTGCGTGCCTTTGCCGTGCAGGGTGCAGGCGTGGCGCTGTTGCCGGACTGGCTGGTGGCCGATGACCTGGCCAGTGGTCAGTTGCTCGATGCGCTGCCCGGCTACCGTTTCGCGCCGCAGAGCGTCTATGCCCTGTATCCGTCCAGCCGCCACGTGCCGCGCAAGGTTCGCGCCTGGATCGACTTCATCAAGGCCTGGTTGCTTATGCCGGGGGCGGATCGTCCAGGTTGTTGA
- a CDS encoding MFS transporter: MPYRSKVTLVYLLGFTLDLLNMFALNAAYPVLGQELHASVAQLSWVSNLYMLGLTLAIPLGTWLATRLGERGSLLLSLALFALGSALAGGAGSIESLLAWRLLQGVGGGLLIPVGQAMAYRLYAPEQRHHLTSLVMMVALLVPALSPVLGGLVVDQHAWRWIFFAMLPLTLMTGALVLAWLPANQPLPAPQPILDLRLLGQPLLRTAMLIYLCVPGVFIGANLVAALYLQQRLELSATATGALMLPWALGALGAIAFVRWRFNRTGPKRLLSAGMLIQCGALLCLASPWVAAHHAWLTVIFALLGLGSSLCSSSAQSLAFLAIAPQQMGQASAVWNLNRQLSFCLGVAVLGAVLNHLLPDVQAFAHTFILAALLTLLPLPMVLKLPGARALGLTTATI; the protein is encoded by the coding sequence ATGCCCTATCGCTCGAAAGTCACCCTGGTCTACCTGCTGGGTTTTACCCTAGACCTGCTCAACATGTTCGCCCTCAACGCCGCCTACCCGGTGCTGGGCCAGGAGCTGCACGCCTCGGTGGCGCAACTGAGCTGGGTCAGCAACCTGTACATGCTCGGCCTGACGCTTGCGATCCCACTGGGCACCTGGCTGGCCACCCGCCTGGGCGAGCGCGGCTCGCTACTGCTGTCGTTGGCGCTGTTCGCCCTGGGTTCGGCCCTGGCCGGTGGCGCCGGCTCGATCGAAAGTCTGCTGGCCTGGCGCCTGCTGCAAGGTGTGGGTGGCGGCCTGCTGATCCCGGTGGGCCAGGCCATGGCTTATCGCTTGTATGCACCTGAGCAACGTCACCACCTGACCTCGCTGGTGATGATGGTCGCCCTATTGGTCCCGGCCCTGTCGCCGGTACTGGGTGGCCTGGTGGTCGACCAACACGCGTGGCGCTGGATCTTCTTTGCCATGCTGCCACTGACCTTGATGACCGGCGCGCTGGTGCTGGCCTGGCTGCCGGCAAACCAGCCCTTGCCGGCGCCACAACCGATACTCGACCTGCGTCTGCTCGGCCAACCGCTGCTGCGCACGGCAATGCTGATCTACCTGTGCGTGCCGGGGGTGTTCATCGGCGCCAACCTTGTGGCGGCCTTGTACCTGCAACAACGCCTCGAGCTGAGCGCCACGGCCACCGGTGCCCTGATGTTGCCCTGGGCACTGGGCGCGTTGGGCGCGATCGCCTTCGTGCGCTGGCGCTTCAACCGGACCGGACCCAAGCGTCTGCTCAGCGCCGGTATGCTGATTCAGTGCGGCGCACTGCTGTGCCTGGCCTCACCCTGGGTCGCCGCACACCACGCCTGGCTCACCGTGATCTTCGCCCTGCTCGGCCTGGGCAGCAGCCTGTGCAGCAGCAGCGCACAAAGCCTGGCCTTCCTGGCCATCGCGCCGCAGCAGATGGGTCAGGCCAGCGCCGTGTGGAACCTCAATCGGCAATTGAGCTTCTGCCTCGGCGTCGCCGTGCTCGGCGCCGTGCTCAATCATCTGCTGCCTGACGTCCAGGCCTTCGCACACACTTTCATCCTCGCCGCGCTGCTGACCCTGCTGCCGCTGCCGATGGTGTTGAAACTGCCCGGGGCTCGTGCCCTGGGGCTTACCACTGCAACTATTTGA
- a CDS encoding nuclear transport factor 2 family protein: MNPTHPAFKEVLSAHVAIEQWLSGTAPADQFEALMARFSAQFTMINLPGQVFDYQGLRRLFEQAHGKRAGLEITIDELQLIAEGPSLSVVSYREWQADGAGNRSVRRSTAVFERDNGALRWRHLHETPVTA; the protein is encoded by the coding sequence ATGAACCCGACCCATCCCGCTTTCAAGGAAGTTCTCAGCGCCCATGTGGCCATCGAGCAATGGCTGTCCGGCACTGCCCCGGCGGATCAGTTCGAGGCATTGATGGCACGCTTCAGCGCGCAGTTCACAATGATCAACCTGCCCGGCCAGGTCTTCGATTACCAAGGGCTGCGGCGTCTGTTCGAGCAGGCGCACGGTAAGCGTGCCGGACTGGAAATCACCATTGACGAATTACAGCTGATCGCCGAAGGGCCGAGCCTGAGCGTGGTCAGTTATCGCGAATGGCAGGCCGATGGCGCAGGCAATCGCTCGGTGCGACGCTCGACGGCAGTGTTCGAGCGTGACAATGGCGCCCTGCGCTGGCGCCATCTGCATGAAACGCCTGTTACTGCCTGA
- the ku gene encoding non-homologous end joining protein Ku, which translates to MVRALWKGAISFGLVHIPVSLSTAISNDRVDFDWLDERSLEPVGYKRVNKVTGKEIAREHIVKGVQYQKGQYVVISEEEIRKARPEATQTIDIFSFVDSDEIPLQQFDTPYYLSPERRGGKVYALLRKTLESTGKVALAKVVLHTQQHLALLRPLEDAMVMITLRWPEEVRSLDSLGLEASVRDPSIDKRELQMAKRLVEDMSGHWTPAEYRNDFKDTIMSLVEEKASQGKITTVAALEGEGEQKSADIIDLTELLKRSLGGRQAASKKAAPAAKKTAGTGKPRKKA; encoded by the coding sequence ATGGTCAGAGCCCTCTGGAAAGGTGCAATCAGCTTCGGTCTGGTTCACATCCCGGTGTCGCTGAGTACCGCGATCAGCAACGATCGGGTCGACTTCGACTGGCTCGATGAGCGCAGCCTGGAGCCGGTGGGCTATAAGCGGGTAAACAAGGTCACTGGCAAGGAAATCGCCCGCGAGCATATCGTCAAGGGCGTGCAGTACCAGAAAGGCCAGTACGTGGTGATCAGCGAAGAGGAGATCCGCAAGGCCCGTCCCGAGGCGACCCAGACCATCGATATCTTCTCGTTTGTCGACAGCGACGAAATTCCCCTGCAGCAGTTCGATACCCCGTATTACTTGAGCCCCGAGCGGCGTGGCGGCAAGGTCTACGCCTTGTTGCGCAAAACCCTGGAAAGCACCGGCAAGGTAGCCCTGGCCAAGGTGGTGCTGCACACCCAACAGCACCTGGCGCTGCTGCGCCCTCTGGAGGACGCCATGGTCATGATTACCCTGCGCTGGCCCGAGGAAGTGCGCAGCCTCGATAGCCTCGGGCTGGAAGCCAGCGTGCGCGACCCGAGCATCGACAAGCGCGAGCTGCAGATGGCCAAGCGCCTGGTCGAGGACATGAGTGGGCACTGGACGCCCGCGGAGTATCGCAACGACTTCAAGGACACCATCATGAGCCTGGTCGAAGAAAAGGCCAGCCAGGGCAAGATCACCACGGTTGCGGCGCTGGAGGGCGAAGGCGAGCAGAAAAGCGCCGATATCATCGACCTCACCGAATTGCTCAAGCGCAGCCTGGGTGGGCGCCAAGCGGCGTCGAAGAAAGCAGCGCCAGCGGCGAAAAAAACCGCAGGCACCGGCAAACCGCGCAAAAAAGCCTGA
- a CDS encoding Yip1 family protein, whose protein sequence is MSTHLVQLFTHPDDAWMEIRQEEELHPRHYLPHLLLMALIPALCLFIGTTSIGWSLAGTERVRLSVASAAELGVLLYATSVFGVMIMGGFIRWMSRTFDARPSLNQCIGFAAYTATPYFVAGVAGLYPGRWLALIVLGAASAYATFLLYVGLPTFLRLRKEDGLLYSTSVWAVGLLVLVTILVSMILFWFNVLSPEYLRPASLG, encoded by the coding sequence ATGAGTACCCATCTGGTTCAACTCTTCACCCACCCCGACGACGCCTGGATGGAAATTCGCCAGGAAGAGGAACTGCACCCGCGCCACTACCTGCCGCACCTGCTGCTGATGGCGCTGATTCCGGCACTGTGCCTGTTCATCGGCACCACCAGTATCGGCTGGAGCCTGGCCGGTACCGAGCGGGTACGCCTGAGCGTGGCCAGCGCCGCCGAGCTGGGCGTGCTGCTGTATGCTACCAGTGTGTTCGGGGTGATGATCATGGGCGGTTTCATCCGCTGGATGTCGCGCACCTTCGATGCGCGCCCCAGCCTCAACCAGTGCATCGGTTTTGCCGCCTATACCGCCACGCCCTATTTCGTCGCCGGTGTCGCCGGGCTGTACCCCGGACGCTGGTTGGCGCTGATCGTGTTGGGCGCAGCATCGGCATACGCGACCTTTCTGCTGTATGTCGGCCTGCCGACCTTCCTGCGCCTGCGCAAGGAAGATGGTCTGCTGTATTCGACCAGTGTCTGGGCAGTGGGATTGCTGGTGCTGGTGACCATCCTGGTGTCGATGATCCTGTTCTGGTTCAACGTGCTCAGCCCTGAGTACCTGCGCCCGGCCAGCCTTGGTTAA
- a CDS encoding DUF1652 domain-containing protein: MSLMGVSTLELCHLIEQAFLPDRCVVSCTDSEHLTIQLGQGDSLSDCMTVTGVQVHSLTTCHELAALVAQMREEQRLGRSQIPFQPQAPI, from the coding sequence ATGTCACTGATGGGCGTTTCCACACTGGAGTTGTGCCACTTGATCGAACAGGCCTTCCTGCCCGATCGCTGTGTGGTGTCCTGCACCGATAGCGAGCACCTGACCATTCAGTTGGGCCAGGGCGATAGCCTGAGCGATTGCATGACGGTCACTGGTGTCCAGGTGCACAGCCTGACCACCTGTCACGAACTGGCCGCACTGGTTGCCCAGATGCGCGAAGAACAGCGCCTGGGGCGTAGCCAGATTCCGTTCCAGCCCCAGGCGCCGATTTGA
- a CDS encoding KGG domain-containing protein: MANKDTSNPGNFANDKQKASDAGKKGGQASGGSAGGQTRKPDMDKDQARKPSGGGRS; encoded by the coding sequence ATGGCTAACAAAGACACTTCCAATCCCGGGAATTTCGCTAACGACAAGCAAAAAGCGTCAGATGCCGGGAAAAAAGGTGGCCAGGCCTCCGGTGGTAGCGCAGGTGGCCAGACCCGCAAGCCTGACATGGACAAAGACCAGGCCCGCAAACCCAGTGGTGGCGGCCGTAGCTAA
- a CDS encoding ATP-dependent Clp protease proteolytic subunit encodes MSQHVIHFHCQIDQDTTERFRDRCLQAVDEGASSLLLFLSTTGGSTNFGFSLYSFLKSLPVPLCAVNAGNIESMGIIMYLAAGERVAAPHSRFLIHPMTWHFSQSAVDHSRLREYLSSLNNDLERYVRIFELETAQAERKLDIFHCLTTEEKVIPAYDSLACGIAHRLEQVVFAKDARHLTISGAH; translated from the coding sequence ATGAGCCAACACGTCATCCACTTTCATTGCCAGATCGATCAGGACACCACCGAGCGCTTTCGTGACCGGTGTCTGCAGGCCGTCGATGAGGGTGCCAGCTCGTTGCTGCTGTTTCTCTCCACCACCGGTGGCAGCACCAACTTCGGCTTCTCGCTCTACAGCTTTCTCAAGTCGTTGCCGGTGCCGCTGTGCGCGGTCAACGCCGGCAATATCGAATCGATGGGCATCATCATGTACCTGGCGGCCGGCGAGCGGGTCGCAGCACCCCACTCGCGCTTTCTCATCCACCCCATGACCTGGCACTTCAGCCAGAGCGCGGTGGACCATTCGCGCCTGCGCGAATACCTGTCGAGCCTGAACAATGACCTGGAGCGCTACGTGCGCATCTTCGAACTGGAAACCGCCCAGGCCGAACGCAAGCTGGACATTTTTCATTGCCTGACCACCGAGGAAAAGGTCATCCCCGCCTACGACTCGCTGGCCTGCGGCATCGCTCACCGGCTCGAGCAGGTGGTGTTTGCCAAGGATGCTCGGCACCTGACCATCAGCGGCGCGCACTGA